ACCTTCGTCTTGCCCGGGGAGTTTGCTTCCGCCTTGACCAGGGGCTCCGCCTTCATTGCTGATGTGAGCGCCGCTTCGCAAGTTGCCGGCTTTAGCTTCGTCAAGGAATCCTCGAGCGAAGATTTCAGCCTTCTCTTGAATCTAGGAGAAGAGCAAACGTGCCAATCAGCTAAGTAGATAACAAAAGTGAACTTCGAAAAACACGAAGCTGGTACCTGATCTTTCATGCGCTCCAATTCCAAATCAACGAGTCCCCGCCCCTTTTCATGGAAGTACTTCGCGAAGTTCTTGGCGATGTTCTTCAACAAAGTCGGGAGGGACTCGGGGCACAAGGAGTCTAGCGAAGGCCACTCAAAGGACGCGTCCCGAAGAAGCCGCAGCTGAGCCTTCACAATGCCTGACGAAGAGCCGCTGCTCTCCGGCGGAAGCAAACGGCAGACGGCGGCACTAAGTGTATGCGCCGCAACCGTAGCGGACAACTCGCACTTGAAGTCCGCGCCAGATCGAGCCATCGCCAAGGAGGCACGGATCCAGCGGAAGAGCTCGGCTACTTCGACATTTTCCTCTTGCGATATCTCGGGGGGGTCAAGAGCGAACTTCCCAAGCAAGCCGTGCATATCAGTTTGCGCCAGATCTGCGAAGGAGCTGATAGCGGTGCGCCATCACTGGACAACATCTTTCCCGCATGCACGCTGGTCTTTGGCGACTTTCCGAGCCTCTTCGGCTTCAGTCTTGGCTTTTTCGGCATTATCCTTGGCCTcctccgcggcgagcgcgtcccGGTGAGCGGCCTTGGCTGTCTCTGCGTTGCTCTTCGCCTCGGACCGCGCAGCGATGAGGGCTTCcttgagagctgctttctcttTTTCCAAGGAGGCCACACACTCCTCCATTCCAGCCAGCCGCGAAGCCCGCTCGTTGTCAATCCCCAATTGGTGGGAGGCGCAGCGAGAAGCGATGAAGGCCTTTAGGGAGAGGTCTTCGACATCCCGCAAGATCTGGCTCGCCCCGGTGGCCATCAAGCGCTTCTCCATGAGGGGAAAGCAGAAAGAGGAGCCATCTTCGGTGAGGAACCTCCTCTCCCGCTCGCTGCTGGAGAATCGGAGGGTACCAATGATATTACCCCCGATCAGCTTTGCCTCCGGCATCCCGAGAGCAGCAGCCACCTCAACAGGGTCAGAGGTGCTCACATGATAGCTGCTGCTCTCCGTCGAAGTGGACGTTGCGGGCCTTCGGACGGAGGACCCGGCGGGTGGAAGTTGACCGTCCTTGCCGACAGCACCAGTGGTGCCTACGTCAGGGGCACTAGCTTGCTTCTGGAGACCCGGACCGTGCCCCTCGACATCTTCGCCGCTTGACGACGACGATGAATCCGAAGAGGTCGATGTCGATTTGGGGGACGAAGGGGCTGCGGCAGAGGTCGTCACATGGGGTTCCGTGGCTGCGAAGGCAGATTGGATGTCGATGGCGAGTTCGTCATCGCTGTCTGGCTCCATGGCGCTGTACTCCAGAGCCGGAGGGGCcttcggcggcggagcggcgatcGTGATAGGCCGGGCAGCAATGGTGGGCGAAGCGGCAGCGACGAGGCTCCCCTTGCCCCCGTCGTCCTCAGATTCCCCAGCACTGCGAAGGGGTGACGAGGTCAGAAATTCAAGAAGCTTCGAGCGCTTTGCTCCGGAAGGGCCAGGACCCCCTCTTTTCCTCTTCTTATTCTCGAGCGCAGCGGTAGAACCGCCCATGCCCACGGCCGTGGCTGTCGCCTTTTGATTGGCAATCTGGGCTTCGGCGAAGCGTTGAGGGGCTTCGATCTCAAAAAATAAGAAAACACCCGGTTGCCCCTCGTGCCACCGAGCTTCAATTGCAGCAAATCATACTCAGACCCAGAAACGGGACCAAGGATGTCGTCGGCAAAACTCTCCACCTCCGCGGCATCAATCTCTGCAAGCCGAGGATAGAAGTTATAAGGTCTTCAAAAAAAACTCACATTCTTTTTGAACTCTGAAGACTTCGCTGAAGTTGGGAATCGGAAGCCCGTAAACTTCCTTCTCCGGCGGAGCCCAGGAGGACACGGTCCAGCCCTCCCTCACCGGGAAGCACCCGCAGGCGACAAATTCTTCGGTAAGGTCGCGCATGCTTAGAACCTTTGACACCCCGCGAAGGATGGTCAGTACGCTTCGTTGGCGGAGACACGGGGAACGTCCACCTTCGGGGTATCGCCCAGATTGCCAAGCTTCCGAGAAACCAAGGGGTGGCGTTTTGTCTCGGGGTCGAGGGGACCTTATGGTAGAACCAGAACGAGGACCAGTCCCCCGGCCACTTGTTCTTCGATGCGCCCACGGGACTGGGAGCAGTCTGTTGAAAGGCGAAGGTGTAACACCTGTACTGGGGCTCCATCTCCGTCGACTTGCCATCGGACTCTCGGACAGAGATGGTCTTCGGCTGGTAGTGCACCCGCATGACCCGGGCGAAGTTCTTAGGAGTCGGGGCGATGCGGCAAGTCTTCGACAGCCACATGAAGAGGCTGATGCGAGAAAAAGAGTTTGGAATCATGTGGTGGAGGTAGACGCTGTACCGAACAAAGATGTCGATGACAGCGGGGTCGAGGGGGAAGCAAAGCCCACCCAAAAAGAAGTCCTTGAAGACGACCACCTCGTCTTCCCGGGGCTTCGCGTAGACGTCCGTCTTCAGTGGAACCCGCCCGAGGCCAGGAGAGAGAATTCCTCTCTTTTCCATGTCTTCGAGCATGGGCAGTGTCATCTTCTCAGCCCGAAGAAGGTGGTAGGCGGGGCTTTGCTCTTTTTTGGAGCCATGACAGGGTCTGGCAAGTTCGCCGTGGCGCTAGCGAAGAGAAAGGAGCTAGTTCGCGACGAAGAGACACAAAGGCAGAAGGAAATAAGAGTTCACCGCAGGAGGGCAATGGGAGCGTACCCTCCCGCACCCGGTTACCCCCACTTATAtaggagagagggaggacgTGCAAAGTCCATTTTACCCTTCCAGGATCTCCGCAGTATGAGCGTGCGTGGAAGGGTAACGTCGGAATTTCGCATTAAACGCCTCGTTCTACACGTCGAAGGAAAAAGTCAATTTCTTTTAAGATAATCATTAATACATTTATGATGCCTCGATGTCTGGTCCGTTGCTCAACGGGTGAATTGAGGAGACTTAGGCCTCGACGGACCGTGAAGCGATCGGTCGAGgcccgaagggtggcgcttcgggaGATGAAGTCGAAGTCATCGCCCCTCCAAGGATGGGCAACGACTCCGAgaggctactgttggggacgccaccttcgGCCATCGACCGAAGGCCCGCGGTCCATTCGGATCCAACAACAAGGTCTTCTGCCAGCCCAACGATGTAAGCGAAGACGAAGGCAAGCGAAGAGAAGCGAAGACCAAGGCGCCGACAGCAAAGACAAAGGCaagcgaagagaggcgaagaccaAGGCACCAACGGCGAAGTCGAAGATAGCAAGGAGATTCAACAAGAGTCGACGGCGGAGCCATGCGAGGAGCTGCGAAGAAAGGCGTCGGGGAGCGAGCGCGCCGGACGCCGCGAAGGCCAAATTCACCAAATGATGACGTGTGTCTGGGCCCAGTGGGCAGTAGGGGCCAGAATGTGATCTACTTAATGATGTAAAAATACGGTTGAGCCCCTGGAATATTTCGGGAATATAGTTGTTAGGGGGCATTACGGTGTAATAACGGAGGGTGGTAGGTGAAccgtcacctataaatacccgtcCCCTGTATattgatgggacacattgaatagagagagaaTTCAGCTTGATTGTGCAAAGCTGCTGTGTTCGGCTTTGAGTTGTTCTCTTCCCCTAGTGTGCTGACTCCTCACTGTTGTAGTGTTCGTCCGTTCCGGaggcactctccaccaacaggtattatgctccggtggcctgaacctgtctaaatccttatATTCCTTGCatcatcgcgttctgatctcggcaagtcactcataaccactctcctcgggatacccctcggagaacctgacggtaaaacaccgacactaaccggggtataagtcacaccgATCTTATCCCGTCTCCTTGgccacccgttgctctcagctctcctgatgactaACAGACCagctagtggggtttatgcaaagccgttgccacacacaacggtcgattggttgcacgatagttgagttaggcaagatgacacatcaactctgTACTTaactgtgacaagatggatatctcccaaccttgctcaaccatgCCGGTATGAGCACCCCGTTTAGCAATTCACACAAAATGACATCCATCTCATCTAAGCACATCTTtcttttagtttccaaaaaaaaattcaatattttctcttcccacacactcacatatttttcttttataaaataaGTTGTACCATGTTGTAATTTAAGCACAAgatcctaagcattctagcagcgattaacatccaaatagaataaatcatatatagacattaatctaggtggtcgaggaatggttataacagatcaaggggtggctatccaaccatgttttcagcagtcaaagcatatgcaattttgtaaaacaggccaatagattgtgtttataaaactgggtcgaaatatgcatcaaaggatgaaaTTGAACTTGTCGTTCGCACAGCCtttcgggaagtcctgatcgtgGTACTGTCCTTCGAGTTCGGGCTCGCGGTACTGGTCGGCGAACTCGTCGGCGGGTTCTTCCTCAATCACTCCGTCGGCTACGGCGACGACAACACAGACGACAATCAAACACAACACACAAATAAAATGAGCTCACAAGGAAGTGAAAATTGGtggaatagatagtatatgattttatagGAATTTAGGAAAAGGAATTTATGGAATCGGAACTTCGATGGATGAGATATTGCAGTGATAAGATTGGGTGCCTAATTAATTTCAAAAATAGATTAATATAAATGGAGGAGCTGCACATGGTGGTTGTTGGGCTGCTAGTTTGGGCCTTGCGGATAGTACTTGGGCTGGAGTTTAGTTTGTTTAGGTGGGTTTGCTGGACTAAACAAAAGAGAGGTGGGAGAGGGTCACGGGAAGGAATAGGGACGTCGTCCCTTTTTCCTCAGCGCCGCCATGGCAGCAGGCTCGAGCTTTCGGAGCTCTGCCAGAACGGCGCTCCCGGCCACGGTTCTCGAATCCGAGGGcatggggggagagagaggagggagagggggttcCACTTTGGGGGCTCCGGGCATGGGCGAGCGGGTGGAAGGTGGTCGGCCATTGGCGGCCATGATTGCGGCCGTAGCAGCTCGTGGGGAGCTTAGCACAGGCAGCAACAGGGGAGGGCGTGGATTGGCGCTGGAAGAGGATGGTCGGGTGGTGCTCACCTCGAAGGGAATTGAACCAAGATAGCCTGGGCGAGGAGATCGATGGGGTGGCTCGGTTTTCGGGGAAGAACAGAGTGTGGCGAAATTGAGTGAGGGAGGAGTGGCGGAGCGTGGCGCGGCGAGGTCGGTGGTGGCGAGGACGAGCATCTTGGGGGCTATTTATTTATAGGCGACGGGGGTGGGGCTGTGTCAACGTTCTCCTGCTCGCCATCAATGGCGACGCTATGGCCTTGCGGCCACTTGCGGCGGCGCAagtggccggcggtggtgctGTGCCGGACGACAGGCGGCGCACGAGCATCCGGGGTGCTCGTGGAGCGCGTGCCCCGTATGCTGCGAGTGGGCGAACATGGAGCCGGGAGGAAGaaaagaggagggaggagaagggaaaaaggaaaggaaaagaaaaaggagagaaggaaaaaaaaggagaaaggaaggaaaagaaaggggGCCGGCAGGATTCGCGGCGATGGTCGCGATCCAGGCGTGGCGTCGACGAGAAGCCGAGCGCACGCCAAACGAGGAGAATATGAAAATTAGACGATGATTGATTTCGGTGTCGGGACGGAGATTTGATTTTTGGTGTTCGAACGGAAATTGAGTTTTGGTGTCAGGACAACGAATCGCCGGAAAAGATTTGAGCTCAGCGAcgaaaagattttgaaaaatagttttagcgagtaatttatttgggcgaatttttgggatgttacagttTTATAGCTAGAGCATGGGTTTATTTTATAACAATAAATTAATAGTTCTCATCCAGAACATTCTTCTTCATTTTGGAGAAGTAATCTGCCCGGGAGAAATAAAAAAGCCAAATTCTCCAATAGAGTAGCTTGCTAATTTGCGACCTTGCTGTCTGGTCTGCGTGTCTGAGCTATGGCCTATCTATGTATAAATGAATATGAATATGATCCAGGCAGCAACAGCAAGGCAGAATCTGTCAAAAGCTAAGCTAGatagccggccgccgccggccggccagtaatattctttgatttcatcctCCGTGCACCTTTGGCTCGCTGTACGTGTGACTGTGAGTGATGAGGGAGAGACTAGGGCAATGCATCATGCATCACCTAATTAATAAATAAACTTGTCCCACTGAATCTGATTGATCTTCCGGCCTGTTACAGTATTATACATCCCCCGGCGGCCCGGCAAAGAGGGCGGCGATCATGGTGGTCACATCCCCCGGAGTTAGCCTGACCGCCGCGCCGTAGCGCCGGTAGAACATCCTGTACCTGGGCACcactgccgccgtcgccgccgccctcaacGCCTGGGCCGTCTCCTCGTCCGCCGCCACCCACTGCTCCTGCATGGCCACCGCCTCCATCACCGCCTGCTCCACGGCCTCCGGCGGCTCCgctccagctccggctccggcgatgGCGGCCATGACCTTGCCCCACGCCGCGCGCACGTACACGCCGACGTGCGCCCGCGCCTTggcgctctgcgcctccgcCCAGCCGTCCCCGAGGATCCCCCGCAGCTTGCCGCTGCCGGCCACCTTGTTGGCAACGTACTGCGTGTTGTTGGCCAGGAACAGGTAGCTCAGCGCCACATCCCGGTAGCAGCCGGCCTTGGCCTCCAGCTTGCCCAGCAGGACCGAcacaaggcggtggacgaccACCATTAACGACGAcgcttcctgctgctgctggtagccGTCGACAAGAAGCTGAGTAAGGCCCTCCTGGTAGTCGGCGAGGAAGACGAGGTAGTTCATCACGTAGCGGGTCAGCGGGtgcaccgcgccgccggccgccgtggcctTGGACGGCTCCTTCTGGATGGCCGCCTCCAAGCTGCCCAGGGTCCCGCGCGCAGCCTCGCCGACCTTGGCGACCAAATGGGCGGCACGGGCGGCGACTTCGGAGCTGTTGATCCCGCCGAACACGGAAAGGAGCCCCGGCAGCACCTCGCCGGTAAGGGTGTCGTGGACGTCGAGCACCCGGAACAGGCGCTCCGGGGCGCGCCTTGCTCGTGCCACCGCGGCCTCGGCGACGGCCAGGAGGCCTGTGGCCTGGTCGTTGGCCACGGCCGCGAACACCGCTTCGCCGACAGCCGCGTTGCCGCCGGCGAACACCGCGTCGCAGAGGCCTTTCTCCGCGGCGAAGAGGGAGTTGAACGcgacggctgcggcggcgagccaGGAGGGTATGATGCTGCCGTCGAGCTGCTCCCAGGCCAGCTTGTGCAAGTGCTGGTGGTATGGAGGCGACAGGCCCAGCAGACGCTGCAGCTCGGTGCTCAGCGCGGCTCGGCGGTGGGACTTGAATGTGGAGATGCACTCCTTGCCGTAGCCGGCGGCCACCATAGCCTCCACAACGGCGCGGATGTCATCTAATCGGGTCATGTCATCCAGCAGAAGTTGGAGCTCCTGGTCGAGCCTGCGCATAGCGGTCTGGAGCAGCGCCTGCGCTTGCAcgaggccgtcgccgccgccgtgggtgaTGACGTCGGAGGCGAAGAAGAGCATGGCGCGgtggaggtcggcggcggcgcgcaggaagCGCTGCGCCTCGTGCTCCGTAGCGTGGAGGAAGAGGGAACCGCTGGcggccgcgtcgtcgtcggggTGCCACCTTTGGAcgagcgcggcggcagcggcaacgCTCTCTTCGACGAGCGTGGAGGAGAgcgtgcggcggtggcgcggcgaagGGAGGGCGTGGCGGCGTGCTGATGGGGAGGCCATATGGATCATATCGATCGGAGAGGCCTAGGCCTGGCTAGCTTTCTTTGCATTGGATTTGCTGCTCCTCCTCTGATCTTGTCTTCTTTTATATATAACTGATGAAACTGAAGAAGATGGAGTGGTTAGTTGGAATTTCAGCCTGCACGCAGCTGCTTCTCACCGCATTTGCTTGTCCCATCCTAACTTTGTTTTTCACATAAATTTAATTCCCCACCACTTATGTTTGAAAACTAGCTGATGTCCATATATATAATGCTGGCTAGCTGCCCTAGCCTATTGACCTAGTCGTACCCTTTCAACAACGGTGCTTTAAATTTGTTTGTTTCATGTCAAATGTCGTCCTTTCCTTAAAAAAATTACCATAACTAAAACCACACATTGTCTTGGATCCCTGCATCAATTGTCCCTTTGTTCCCGTATCGATGGTATGAGCGAGATGGACAGtcatcccaaattattagtcaatTTTGCTATGCACTAGACATTATAACAtatataaatgcataataaagactatgtatctagaaataCCAAAACAATTAATAATTTAGTATGGAGAAAATAGTAGATTcctaaaaaaaaaggagagttACAGGGGTGTGTGTGGAGAGGGGGCAATGGGACAAACAAATCTTGCAAACCAAATGCTGACAATAAGCATGTACTACAAGGTTTGGCAAAAACCTTGTATATACTTAATTGAGCGTTTCACCTTGGAAAACGGAAGCACAATAGCCGGGAATAGGAGCAGAAACGGGATATATGGGTTATCGAAAAGGTCAGGAATCAAAAATTTTACCGGAATGTATTGTTGTTTAATCACTGTTTACATCGCATGAATATAACAATACACACTCCTTATGCAAgctattttttctaaaaaaatatgggTTTTATGTTTCCTATGATTAAACCATCATGTGCACTGATTGATGTTAAGAAACAAGAGAGAATATATGGTATATATGCCTATTAATCTTTTTTGGATTTTATAAGTACTGGACTAATAGGGAATCATCCCGGATTAAAATAGGACCCCACAAATACGGGAGGATACACTCCTTTTCGCTTCCCATCCAATTTTCATAAATACAGAAATAGACGAGATACATATAGAAATACGAGTGGGACAAGATAGTATTTTTCCGTCCGTTTTCATCCTTAGAGGGGAGCACCACGGCTATTTGAGGAAGGGGCACCAGTCTGGTGGTGGAGAGAAGCGGCACAGCCCCAATCTTCTTCTTTGCCTCTGCTGTGTTTGAGCTCTCCGACTCGGAGCTCCTCCAAGCCATCTAGATCCGCCACCCATGGAGAAAAGAAGAGCGGGATCTGTTAGTGGAGGGAGGGGGGTGCTAGGTAAGGGGCGGGTGGCGCATCGTACCAGCGGAGGGAGGTGAGGGTGGTGTGGCCTCACcggtggagggaggagagggtaGCACGACTCCTTggtggagggagagggaggacgaCGTGGCCTCGCCcgcggaaggaggagagggcagCCTAGCTCACCATCGGAGGGCAGGAGAGGGGAGGGCGATGACGTAGTTCAAGCAGAAGGAAGGTACGTCGGACGTGAGAGAGGCGCAAAGAACCGATACTACCAACAAATATGTAGGGATCCGGCTCGGAATTGAGGATGAGGGGAAGCGGGCGAGAGGAATGCGGGTTGATACTGGTGTTGATTTCCAATTCCAAATTCTAAAACATCCAAACAGTTGGCATTCGAATATGCCAATACCAATTCCAAATACCAATCCTGAATATCTACATTCAAACTGAGTGCAGTGTTTGCAACTGTCTTATTACACAAGAGGTacgttttgttttgttttgtttgagaGTTGAGACCAGATCAGTCACAAGGAAAGGCTGGGCCGGGCTGGGCCTGGGCTACTTCCTCCCAGTCGGTCGACTTCGAGAGCGCAGCAGGTTGGGGGCTCCTATATATTTTGTTGAAGATAGTTAATCAATTCATCTATAAAGCCCACTAAAGCCCATTTACTAAAAAAAATGTTAAACCAACATTTCAAAAATATTGAACTAACATATTAAAATGTTGAGCCAACATTCAAAAAAATGTTGAACCAGCATTTGAAAAATGTTGAACCAACATTTTTTTCTCGTCTTCTCTGTCGCCGTTCGCCGGCGACACGGCAGTCGTTGTACGCCTTGGCGCCGAGGTCCCCGACACATTGCAACATGGCCACGAGCGATCCGAGCGCGGCGTCCATCATGGCCACGGCGCTCGTGTCCCCGGCTCTCTCGCCGCCGCACTTGTTGAACAGCATCGTTGTGTCCTAGCTCCCCAGGAACGAGTCGTTCCCATGGCGCACGAAGCAAGTGCAGCTGCACCGCGGCACCCGCTGCCGTGTTGCAGAGCGAGGAGAGCTTGGAGGAGGCGGACTTGACGCAGCCGCAAcagacggcggcggggaggccagAACGACACTGGTACACGCCGGCCACGCCTGTGGCGGCCGACGGCGAGGTGTAGTTGGCGTAGGCCGTGGAGCCGGCAATGTTGACGAGCGCGCGTGGGGCTTcgtgggcggcggccgccgccggggatggAAGGTGGGTgagaggaaggggagagagGAAACTAGGATTTTGAGGTGGATCCAAGGGCTAGAATTATTTATatgaatctcaaacactggagTTGCAAAAAATCTTGTGGAAGATAGATAGGTTCACGTAGCAAGTTGGGCTGCCAGTTTTAGTCTTTAAGGcctaggccgtgtttggatgcaaaattccaaattccaaattttttttccggcatctgcatggagatttaaatctagacaaaataaaaaacacattgcgactgctgtctgtaaatggcgagacgaatctaatgaacctaattaggctgtaattagatgctaaattgctacagtaatgctacaataaataacctctaatgacgtattaattaagctcattagattcgtctcgcgatttacagacgagttttataattatttttgtaattagtctatgtttaatatttcaaatgtaaaaaaatgtattttcaaaaattttacagagcgcaaccaaacacggccctacTATCCCTAAGGGGAAAAAAAAGTATAGCTtgtcttctcttcttcctcttccgttgcttgccgcgccgccgctccccagcCCAGatggcggcgccgctcctctTCTACGACCTGAGCCTCATCCCGCCCTCCTCCATTGGCGGTGGCGCCGATGACAACTCAAACCCCTCCTCCCGCCTCCAACTGTTAGCCGCCACGGCCCGCGCTCTCGAGCTCGGctacgccgccgtcgcgctcgaCCACCCCCACCGCGGTCTCCTCGCCGACTCCAACCGCTGCCGCACCGAACCTTTCccgcccctctcctctctcccactCCCGTCCTCCGCCGCTCTCCATCGCTGCCGCCTCGCCTCCCCCGCCTCCGAGCCCTTCCGCCAATACACCCGCATCACCCTCTCCctcgactccgccgccgccgccgcttccgcccTCGCTCCCTCTGCCTCCCGCCTTCTCCGCACCTACGACCTCGTCGCAGCCCGCCCCCTCACCCAGGCCGCCTTCGACCACCTCTGCCAGGCTCCCCTCTCTGCCCAACACCTTGATCTCATCTCCATCGACTTCTCCTCCCACAGCAACCTGCCCTTCCGCATCAAGCTCCCCATGCTCAAGCTTGCGCTGCAAAAGGGGCTGCATTTTGAGATTGCCTACTCCCCCCTAATTTCTACTGACATCAATGCCAAGAGAAACCTCCTAGCTCAAGTCAAGGTTATTTAATCACACATTCAAATCCCACCAAAACCAACATTGGTTTCCGATATACAGCACTTGTATCTAATAACGTGTTCTATTTTCAGCTCTTGGTGGATTGGACTAAAGGAAAGAATCTCGTCATCTCAAGCGCTGCTCATACTGCATCCCAGCTCAGAGGGCCCTATGATGTCATCAATCTATCTACTTATTTGCTTGGCCTTCCCATCAACCGAGCAAAAGCTGCAATGTCCACAAACTGCAGGTCACTTGTTCGGTTCTCAAGCATGCACCTTATTTTTGAAATTGTGATAGGATTGAATGTGCATTGTATTTCAGTGTAACCCCTTTGCAAAGGAGCATCTTGTAGTGCTGGTAAATATTTTTGGTAGAGCTTCATCTGATTCTGATTCTCTATGGGAGTTTATTCTCTGAGAGAAAAATGATTCACTAGCTGAAAAGTGATCCTCTAAGATTAACTCTATGAAAAACAGATCCAATGTGAGAAGTGAATCAAGAGAAGCTACTTTTTTCAGCTCTCATTTCCTTCGTTCATTTCAGATAATCACTTCGCAGAATCATCATAGAATCACTTCTCTTAGAAAAACTGTTCGGCAGAGCTTCTTCTGGGTTCACTTCAGCCTAAAAGCTGCTCTGAGAGCTCTGCCAAACATGGCCTTAGCATCCTTTTGTTTTATTTAGTTTCAGATTTCTGATTGCAACCTGC
This genomic interval from Panicum virgatum strain AP13 chromosome 8K, P.virgatum_v5, whole genome shotgun sequence contains the following:
- the LOC120646079 gene encoding exocyst complex component EXO70H1-like, producing MIHMASPSARRHALPSPRHRRTLSSTLVEESVAAAAALVQRWHPDDDAAASGSLFLHATEHEAQRFLRAAADLHRAMLFFASDVITHGGGDGLVQAQALLQTAMRRLDQELQLLLDDMTRLDDIRAVVEAMVAAGYGKECISTFKSHRRAALSTELQRLLGLSPPYHQHLHKLAWEQLDGSIIPSWLAAAAVAFNSLFAAEKGLCDAVFAGGNAAVGEAVFAAVANDQATGLLAVAEAAVARARRAPERLFRVLDVHDTLTGEVLPGLLSVFGGINSSEVAARAAHLVAKVGEAARGTLGSLEAAIQKEPSKATAAGGAVHPLTRYVMNYLVFLADYQEGLTQLLVDGYQQQQEASSLMVVVHRLVSVLLGKLEAKAGCYRDVALSYLFLANNTQYVANKVAGSGKLRGILGDGWAEAQSAKARAHVGVYVRAAWGKVMAAIAGAGAGAEPPEAVEQAVMEAVAMQEQWVAADEETAQALRAAATAAVVPRYRMFYRRYGAAVRLTPGDVTTMIAALFAGPPGDV